The Athene noctua chromosome 15, bAthNoc1.hap1.1, whole genome shotgun sequence genome contains a region encoding:
- the LOC141966723 gene encoding ATP-sensitive inward rectifier potassium channel 12, with amino-acid sequence MTAGRVNPYSIVSSEEDGLRLTTMPGINGFGNGKIHTRRKCRNRFVKKNGQCNVEFTNMDDKPQRYIADMFTTCVDIRWRYMLLLFSLAFLVSWLLFGLIFWLIALIHGDLENPGGDDTFKPCVLQVNGFVAAFLFSIETQTTIGYGFRCVTEECPLAVFMVVVQSIVGCIIDSFMIGAIMAKMARPKKRAQTLLFSHNAVVAMRDGKLCLMWRVGNLRKSHIVEAHVRAQLIKPRITEEGEYIPLDQIDIDVGFDKGLDRIFLVSPITILHEINEDSPLFGISRQDLETDDFEIVVILEGMVEATAMTTQARSSYLASEILWGHRFEPVLFEEKNQYKVDYSHFHKTYEVPSTPRCSAKDLVENKFLLPSTNSFCYENELAFMSRDEEEEDDDSRGLEDLSPDNRHEFDRLQATIALDQRSYRRESEI; translated from the coding sequence ATGACTGCAGGCAGAGTCAACCCTTACAGCATCGTGTCCTCCGAGGAAGACGGGCTGAGGTTGACCACCATGCCAGGTATCAACGGCTTTGGCAATGGGAAAATCCACACCAGGAGGAAATGCAGGAACAGGTTTGTAAAGAAGAATGGTCAGTGCAACGTGGAGTTCACCAACATGGATGACAAGCCACAGAGGTACATTGCAGACATGTTTACCACATGCGTTGACATTCGCTGGAGGTATATGCTCTTGCTCTTTTCCCTGGCGTTTCTAGTGTCCTGGTTATTGTTTGGGCTGATTTTCTGGCTAATTGCACTCATTCATGGAGACCTAGAAAACCCAGGTGGAGATGATACCTTTAAACCTTGCGTTCTGCAGGTCAATGGCTTTGTGGCTGCTTTTCTGTTCTCCATTGAGACCCAAACGACTATTGGTTATGGCTTCCGCTGTGTGACGGAGGAGTGCCCTCTCGCAGTCTTCATGGTGGTGGTTCAGTCCATCGTGGGCTGTATAATTGACTCTTTCATGATTGGTGCAATAATGGCAAAGATGGCCAGGCCCAAAAAACGGGCCCAGACATTACTTTTCAGCCATAATGCAGTAGTGGCAATGAGAGATGGAAAACTCTGCCTGATGTGGAGAGTTGGGAATCTCCGGAAAAGCCACATAGTAGAAGCCCATGTACGAGCTCAGCTAATTAAGCCCAGGATCACAGAAGAAGGGGAGTACATACCCCTTGACCAAATAGACATCGATGTGGGGTTTGATAAAGGCTTGGACCGTATCTTCTTGGTGTCCCCCATCACCATTCTCCACGAAATCAACGAAGACAGCCCCTTGTTTGGGATCAGCCGTCAGGACTTGGAGACAGATGACTTTGAGATCGTGGTCATCCTAGAAGGCATGGTAGAAGCTACCGCTATGACGACTCAAGCTCGGAGCTCCTACCTGGCCAGCGAGATCCTCTGGGGCCACCGCTTTGAGCCAGTCTTGTTCGAGGAGAAAAACCAATACAAAGTAGACTATTCCCACTTCCACAAAACCTACGAGGTCCCGTCCACCCCCCGTTGCAGCGCCAAGGACTTGGTGGAGAACAAATTCCTGCTGCCCAGCACCAACTCCTTCTGCTATGAGAATGAGCTGGCCTTCATGAGCCgcgatgaggaagaggaagatgatgacAGCCGGGGTTTGGAGGACCTGAGCCCAGATAACAGGCATGAGTTCGATAGGCTTCAAGCCACAATAGCATTGGATCAGCGGTCGTACAGGAGGGAGTCAGAAATATGA